From the genome of Desulfobotulus pelophilus, one region includes:
- a CDS encoding BrnT family toxin gives MKYLSWNSEKNEILKRERGISFEEIAYLIESDQIIGIEENPGYPNQKVYVLEIGNYAIIVPYVENDDGIFLKTAFPSRKYTKKYGLKGE, from the coding sequence ATGAAATATTTAAGCTGGAATTCTGAGAAAAACGAAATTTTAAAACGGGAACGAGGAATATCCTTTGAGGAAATTGCTTATTTGATTGAATCTGATCAGATAATCGGGATTGAGGAAAATCCGGGATACCCTAATCAAAAGGTGTATGTTTTAGAAATAGGCAACTATGCCATCATTGTACCTTACGTGGAAAATGATGACGGAATATTTTTAAAAACAGCTTTTCCGAGCCGTAAATACACAAAAAAATACGGTTTAAAGGGGGAATGA
- a CDS encoding antitoxin — MNKNDRKTFEPIDQEEKDLMESIEHDEWQPVKNFDLERKKAIEAARNTLKKDKRINLRLSQKDYHQIQIKAIEEGIPYQTLISSIVHKYLNGSLTHRS, encoded by the coding sequence ATGAATAAAAACGATAGAAAGACTTTTGAGCCAATCGATCAGGAAGAAAAAGACCTGATGGAATCAATCGAACATGACGAGTGGCAACCAGTCAAAAATTTTGATCTGGAAAGAAAAAAAGCAATAGAAGCTGCAAGAAATACATTGAAAAAAGATAAAAGGATCAATCTCCGCCTTTCTCAAAAGGATTACCATCAAATCCAGATAAAGGCCATTGAAGAGGGAATACCTTATCAAACACTTATTTCCAGTATTGTTCATAAGTATCTGAATGGTTCCTTGACCCATAGATCATAG